ACCTTCCCTGAGGAATGCCGCTTCGCCAATCATGCGCACGCAGAAGCATTGGCGGATGCCTTTCTGGATGAAATGCTCCGCGCGGGTACGACCACTGCTCAAGTGTTCGGCTCTAGCCACCCTGGCTCCGTGGATGCTTTCTTCACCGCCTGCCAAAAACGTCAGTTACGCATGCTGGTCGGCAAGGTATTGATGGATCGTAACGCGCCAGAGGCGCTTATGGACGGCACGACTGGCATTACCGATAGCGAGCGACTGATCGAAGACTGGCACGGCAAGCAGCGGCTGGGATATAGCGTTACCCCACGCTTTGCGCCTACGTCGACCAAAACGCAAATGGATGCGGCAGGCGCTCTTTTACGTAATGACCCGACCCTCTGGTTACAGACGCATTTGGCGGAAAACAGCGGGGAGCTGGACTGGGTAGCAGAGCTGTTTCCCGGCAGCCGCGACTATTTAGCCGTATACGAAGAAGCTGGCCTTGTTGGCCCTCGCAGCACCTTTGCTCACGGCATTCATCTTGATAATGGTATGCGTAAGCGCTTGGCGAATCGCGGCGCCAATATTGCTTTTTGCCCCAGCTCCAATCTTTTCCTGGGTAGCGGATTATTCGACCGGGAAGCCGCCAATCAGACAGGTATGGCCTATACCTTTGCCAGCGATATCGGCGCAGGCACTGATTTATCGGGGTTTGGCACGCTTAAAGCAGCTTACCAAGTGGGCCAACTAAGCAGACAGCCGCTTACCGCGTGGCAGGGCTTTTATGGGCTGACACACGGCAATGCCAAGGCACTGTCTCTCGACAATCATATTGGCCAGCTTGCGACTTCTTATGAGGCGGATTTTGTAGTGATTGACCCTCACGCAACATCGCTGCTATCACGCCGCATCAATCACAGTACAACGCTCGGTGAACGGCTGTTCGCGTTGATGATGCTGGCCGACGACCGAGCCATTTATGAAACCTGGTCAGGTGGTATCTGCCAGCATCACAGGGATGCATAAAAGCTGTAGGTGAATGGTGAATGGTGAATGGTGAATGGTGAATGGTTGGTCAGTGTGAGGTTTCTATTCACGCTTCACCACTGACTCTTCACCCTTTACGCCTTACAAACAAAAAAATCCCCCAGAGCATAAGCCCTGGGGGATTTTTGGTATAGGTGCCTGACGATGACCTACTCTCGCATGGGGAGACCCCACACTACCATCGGCGCGAAGCGGTTTCACTGCTGAGTTCGGCAAGGGATCAGGTGGTTCACGCTTGCTATGGTCGTCAGGCGTAACTTTAAATGGATATCATGCTGTGTTTTGTGTGCGTCTCTTACCAAGCCCTGTGTCTTAAACAGTCGGCTCAGCGCGCGTATCCGGTTCTCGTTATCATCACGACCAGACCCCTTGGGTGTTATAGGGTCAAGCCTCACGGGCCATTAGTACACGTTAGCTCAACGCCTTGCAGCGCGTCCACACCGTGCCTATCAACCAGCTGGTCTCGCTGGGCCCTTCAGGAGGCTCTAGGCCTCAGGGATGTCTCATCTTGAAGGGGGCTTCCCGCTTAGATGCTTTCAGCGGTTATCCCGTCCGCACATAGCTACCCGGCAATGCCACTGGCGTGACAACCGGAACACCAGAGGTGCGTCCACTCCGGTCCTCTCGTACTAGGAGCAGCCCTTCTCAAACATCCAACGCCCACGGCAGATAGGGACCGAACTGTCTCACGACGTTCTAAACCCAGCTCGCGTACCACTTTAAATGGCGAACAGCCATACCCTTGGGACCGACTTCAGCCCCAGGATGTGATGAGCCGACATCGAGGTGCCAAACACCGCCGTCGATGTGAACTCTTGGGCGGTATCAGCCTGTTATCCCCGGAGTACCTTTTATCCGTTGAGCGATGGCCCTTCCATACAGAACCACCGGATCACTAGAACCTGCTTTCGCACCTGCTCGACGTGTCTGTCTCGCAGTCAAGCACCCTTATGCTCTTGCACTCATTGCACGATGTCCGACCGTGCTGAGGGTACCTTCGTGCTCCTCCGTTACGCTTTGGGAGGAGACCGCCCCAGTCAAACTACCCACCACACACTGTCCTCGATCCGGATAACGGACCTGAGTGAGAACGCCAATGATGCCAGGCTGGTATTTCAAGGTTGGCTCCACTCGAACTGGCGTCCGGGTTTCTAAGCCTCCCAGCTATCCTACACAGGCAACATCAGCGTCCAGTGTGAAGCTATAGTAAAGGTTCACGGGGTCTTTCCGTCTAGCCGCGGGTACACCGCATCTTCACGGCGATTTCAATTTCACTGAGTCTCGGGTGGAGACAGCGTGGCCATCATTACGCCATTCGTGCAGGTCGGAACTTACCCGACAAGGAATTTCGCTACCTTAGGACCGTTATAGTTACGGCCGCCGTTTACCGGGGCTTCAATCAAGAGCTTCGCCTTGCGGCTAACACCATCATTTAACCTTCCGGCACCGGGCAGGCGTCACACCCTATACGTCCGCTTACGCGTTAGCAGAGTGCTGTGTTTTTACTAAACAGTTGCAGCCACCTGGTATCTTCGACCGGTTCTCGCTTAAGCCGCGAGGGCTCTCACAATATGCCGGCGTGCCTTCTCCCGAAGTTACGGCACCATTTTGCCTAGTTCCTTCACCCGAGTTCTCTCAAGCGCCTTGGGATTCTCACCCTGACCACCTGTGTCGGTTTGGGGTACGGTCGCACATGATCTGAAGCTTAGAGGCTTTTCCTGGAAGCGTGGCATCGATGACTTCAACACCGTGGTGTCTTCGTCTCGTCTCTCGGCCTTGAGCGCCCGGATTTACCTGAGCCCTCAGCCTACCGACTTTCACCAGGGCTACCAACGCCTGGCTCACCTAGCCTTCTTCGTCCCCCCATCGCAATCATGTCCGGTACGGGAATATTGACCCGTTTCCCATCGACTACGCCTTTCGGCCTCGCCTTAGGGGCCGACTCACTCTGCTCCGATTAGCGTCGAACAGAAACCCTTGGTCTTCCGGCGAGGGAGTTTTTCACTCCCTTTATCGTTACTCATGTCAGCATTCGCACTCGTGATACCTCCAGCGAACTTCTCAATTCACCTTCATCGGCGTACACGACGCTCCTCTACCGCTCATTCCGAAGAATGAACCCGTAGCTTCGGTACCTGGTTTAGCCCCGTTACATCTTCCGCGCAGGCCGACTCGACTAGTGAGCTATTACGCTTTCTTTAAAGGATGGCTGCTTCTAAGCCAACCTCCTAGCTGTCTGAGCCTTCCCACATCGTTTCCCACTTAACCAGGATTTCGGGACCTTAGCTGACGGTCTGGGTTGTTTCCCTTTTCACAACGGACGTTAGCACCCGCTGTGTGTCTCCCACGCTCGCACTCACCGGTATTCGGAGTTTGCCTCGGGTTGGTAAGTCGGGATGACCCCCTAGCCGAAACAGTGCTCTACCCCCGGCGGTGATACGTGAGGCGCTACCTAAATAGCTTTCGAGGAGAACCAGCTATCTCCGAGCTTGATTAGCCTTTCACTCCGATCCACAAGTCATCCAAATCTTTTTCAACAGATCCTGGTTCGGGCCTCCAATTGATGTTACTCAATCTTCACCCTGCTCATGGATAGATCGCTCGGTTTCGGGTCTATATCCAGCGACTGTGTCGCCCAGTTAAGACTCGGTTTCCCTACGGCTCCCCTATACGGTTAACCTCGCCACTGAATATAAGTCGCTGACCCATTATACAAAAGGTACGCAGTCACAGAACAAGTCTGCTCCTACTGCTTGTACGCACACGGTTTCAGGATCTATTTCACTCCCCTCTCCGGGGTTCTTTTCGCCTTTCCCTCACGGTACTGGTTCACTATCGGTCAGCCAGGAGTATTTAGCCTTGGAGGATGGTCCCCCCGTCTTCAGTCAAGGTTTCTCGTGCCCCGACCTACTCGATTTCACATGATCAGATTTTCGACTACGGGGCTATCACCCGCTACGGCCAAGGTTCCCACCTTGTTCGTCTAATCAGTCACATGCTTAAGGGCTGATCCCCGTTCGCTCGCCGCTACTGGGGGAATCTCGGTTGATTTCTTTTCCTCAGGGTACTTAGATGTTTCAGTTCCCCTGGTTCGCCTCCCCCACCTATAGATTCAGTGGGGGATACTCATCTGATGATGAGTGGGTTTCCCCATTCAGAAATGCCCGGGTCACAGGTTGTTTGCCACCTCGCCGAGCCTTATCGCAGGCTTCCACGTCTTTCATCGCCTCTGGCTGCCTAGGCATCCACCGTGTGCGCTTCATTGCTTGACCCTATAACCCGAAGGGGTCTGGTGTCTCGCAATGATAACGATTGCCGGATACGCTTGAGACGTATCACAAAACAATTACGTATGAACGTTTCAAAAAACGTTCATGTCAGCATGATATACATTGTTAAAGAGCGTTTAGAGCTGGAAGCCCTAAGCTGGAAGCTTAAAGAGAAAACCTTCTCCCAAACACCTAGCTTAAAACTTCGTCAAGACGGTTTTGATGTCGTTCAAGTCGGGCTTTTTCTTCAAGCTTTCAACTTCAAGCTTGAGTGGTGGAGCCAAGCGGGATCGAACCGCTGACCTCCTGCGTGCAAGGCAGGCGCTCTCCCAGCTGAGCTATGGCCCCATCTATCAACACTTGCCTCTGGGTAATTTGTGTGAGACTAGGCGCTTCAGTGCGACGCATAGCCTGCTATGCGAGTAGTGAAGCAACGACGTATCACGCAAATTTGGTGGGTCTGGGCAGACTTGAACTGCCGACCTCACCCTTATCAGGGGTGCGCTCTAACCAACTGAGCTACAGACCCAAGAGGGCTAATGCTTAAACCGTTTGCTCTATCACGTGATCAGGTAATTCATTGTGAGCGCTTACCGCGAGGATGATGCATCGTTTAAGGAGGTGATCCAGCCGCAGGTTCCCCTACGGCTACCTTGTTACGACTTCACCCCAGTCATGAACCACACCGTGGTGATCGCCCTCCAAAGTTAGGCTAACCACTTCTGGTGCAGTCCACTCCCATGGTGTGACGGGCGGTGTGTACAAGGCCCGGGAACGTATTCACCGTGACATTCTGATTCACGATTACTAGCGATTCCGACTTCACGGAGTCGAGTTGCAGACTCCGATCCGGACTGAGACCGGCTTTAAGGGATTCGCTGACTCTCGCGAGCTCGCTGCCCTTTGTACCGGCCATTGTAGCACGTGTGTAGCCCTACCCGTAAGGGCCATGATGACTTGACGTCGTCCCCACCTTCCTCCGGTTTGTCACCGGCAGTCTCCTTAGAGTTCCCGCCATTACGCGCTGGCAAATAAGGACAAGGGTTGCGCTCGTTACGGGACTTAACCCAACATTTCACAACACGAGCTGACGACAGCCATGCAGCACCTGTCTCTGCGCTCCCGAAGGCACCAAGTGATCTCTCACAAGTTCGCAGGATGTCAAGGGTAGGTAAGGTTCTTCGCGTTGCATCGAATTAAACCACATGCTCCACCGCTTGTGCGGGCCCCCGTCAATTCATTTGAGTTTTAACCTTGCGGCCGTACTCCCCAGGCGGTCGACTTATCGCGTTAACTTCGCCACAAAGTGCGCTAGGCACCCAACGGCTGGTCGACATCGTTTACGGCGTGGACTACCAGGGTATCTAATCCTGTTTGCTACCCACGCTTTCGCACCTCAGTGTCAGTGTCAGTCCAGAAGGCCGCCTTCGCCACTGGTATTCCTCCCGATCTCTACGCATTTCACCGCTACACCGGGAATTCTACCTTCCTCTCCTGCACTCTAGCCTCATAGTTCCGGATGCCGTTCCCAGGTTGAGCCCGGGGCTTTCACAACCGGCTTATCAAGCCACCTACGCGCGCTTTACGCCCAGTAATTCCGATTAACGCTTGCACCCTCCGTATTACCGCGGCTGCTGGCACGGAGTTAGCCGGTGCTTCTTCTGCGAGTGATGTCTTTCCTGCCGGGTATTAACCGACAGGCGTTCTTCCTCGCTGAAAGTGCTTTACAACCCGAGGGCCTTCTTCACACACGCGGCATGGCTGGATCAGGGTTGCCCCCATTGTCCAATATTCCCCACTGCTGCCTCCCGTAGGAGTTCGGGCCGTGTCTCAGTCCCGATGTGGCTGATCATCCTCTCAGACCAGCTACGGATCGTCGCCTTGGTGAGCCATTACCTCACCAACCAGCTAATCCGACATAGGCTCATCCAATAGCGGGAGCCGAAGCCCCCTTTCTCCCGTAGGACGTATGCGGTATTAGCCTGGGTTTCCCCAGGTTATCCCCCACTACCGGGTAGATTCCTATGCGTTACTCACCCGTCCGCCGCTCGACGCCTCCTAGCAAGCTAGGATCGTTTCCGCTCGACTTGCATGTGTTAGGCCTGCCGCCAGCGTTCAATCTGAGCCATGATCAAACTCTTCAGTTTACAATCATTGTGGTTCTTACTTGTCGCCCGAAAGCAACAAAAGCGAACCAAACTTGGCTCAAGGTTCAAACGAATTCATTCAATATCGGTTTCGAAAAACCATAGTGCTTGAGTCGCTTGCCTTGATATTTGGTGATTTATCACCCTCATCGGCAAGCGCCCACATGAATTACCTGATCACATTATTAAAGAGCTATCGAAAGGCGTCGCCGTTCGATGTGGTGCGTATGATACGTTTTTTTCACGCGAGGTCAACCAGCTGCGACACATTTATTGCCAATGGTCGTTCAGGCAGCCAAGCGAGCCAATAAGTCGGCACGTCGATCGGCGGATACAAACGCTGCGTCGATTGCGTTTCGGGTTAATTGAGCAAACACGTTTTCAGACCATCCGAAAGCGTCAGCACAAGCCATGTGATTAGCGAGCATTCCACCGCCAAAGTAAGCAGGATCATCAGAACTGATGGTCACGTTCAGCCCCTTCTGAAGCAGAGTGGGCAAAGGGTGCTCACGCAAGTCATCGACGACTTTTAGGCAGACATTGGATAGCGGGCAAACCGTCAGGACAACCTGCTCACGACACAGACGCTCCACCAAGTCTGGATTTTCCAGGCAGCGCACGCCATGGTCGATGCGCTCCACCTCAAGAAGATCGAGAGCTTGGACGATATAGTCCGCCGGCCCTTCTTCGCCTGCGTGCGCTACGCGAGCCAAACCAATCTCTTTAGCCCGCGCAAACAGTGTTTTGAATTCAGATGGCGGATGGTCGCGTTCTGCACTGTCCAAGCCGATTGCATCGATAAACTTCCAGTAGGGCGCGGCTTGCTCGAGGACGTGCAAGGCTTCTTCTGCCGGCCGGTCGCGTAAAAATGCCATGATCATGCCGACCGAAAAATCCATGGATTCCTCGGCGTCCTGCTTGGCTTTGAGGAGACCACCCATGACCACTTCCAGCGGAACACCTCTTTGAAGGTGCGCCTGAGGGTCGAAATGCATGTCGACATGCACGACCCCCTCCCGGCGAGCGCGATGAAAGTAGTCCATCGCCAGGTCATAAAAGTCTTCCTCGTGACGGAGCACACTCATGCCCTGAAAATACAGGTTCAAAAACGCCTGCAAATCATTAAATTCGTACGCATCTTTTGCCTCCTGGGCGGAAGCATACGGCAAGTCAATGCCATTACGCTGGGCCAGCGCGAACATCAACTCGGGCTCAAGCGACCCTTCGATATGAAGATGCAGCTCTACCTTGGGAAGCTGGCGCAAAAAATCGTGCATACAGGGCTCCTGTCTAATTAGCTTCAAAACCAAGCTTACCTGCATCCAGGTGCCAGTGGTAATCGATTTGCGGCAACAAGTCGGGCTGGTCGACTTGATGGATAAAATAGATGACCGTTCTGTTGCCAAGCCAACGATCAAGTGAAGCCGCCAGGTATTGCGCGGTCACTGCATCGACGCTTGCAAAAGGCTCGTCCAGGATCACTACCTGCGGATCGCGCAACATCAGCCGTGCCAAGGCAACGCGCCTGGCCTGTCCACCAGAAAGTTGCTGGCCTTTTTCGCCCACTGCTGTGTCGAGCGCTTTGGGTAAACGTTCAACCCAATCGGCCAACGCCACGTCAGAGAGTACTTGCCAGAGCCGCTCGTCGCTTGCAGATGGATCCGCAATAAGCAAATTCTCAGCCAGAGAAGCATCAAATAGATCCACGTGCTGGGTAAGCATTGCCAAATGCTCCGCACGTTGTGTATCGGCCAACGCTGTGGGCGCCGCACCCAATACGTTAACGACCCCGCATGTGGGCGCCAACCGGCCCATGATGAGTGCCGCCAATGTCGATTTCCCCGCCCCTGACATGCCTGTCACCACAGCGCGTTTGCCTGCAGGAAGGTGAAAGTTAACGTCGCTCAACGCCTGGGAAAGCGCATTGGGGTAACGCAACGATACGCCTTCAAAGATCACACCATCTTCTAACGACATATTGGTTGAAGATGCAACACTGCGAGCCGATGCTCCCGGTTCAAGCTTGTTCAATCGCTCAACAGCGGCATAGCTTGCCCCCAACCGGACAAACGCATTGGGCAGAACGCTGAACGCCTCGTTGATGCCGAGCGCCATCAGCACGGCCATGACAACAATGGGACCGTCAACCTGGCCTTGGACCAGCACCTCCCCCGCCAGCCAAAGCACCCCTAGCGCCAGCAAACTCGTCACCGCGGCGACAACCGCGTTACCCAGCGCCTGCTTGTTACCTACCTGGCGCTGATGGTGCAGAACCTGCTGTTCATGAGTATCTACAAAGCCACGGTGCCAATGATCGCTGCGATAGCTGGTCAATTCCGCACTGGCCTGAACCTGATCAATCACCAAATGGCGCAAGACTTCCTGATCCCCCACATGGTAGTGGCTTTGCCGCCACCCCCAGACGGCAAAGCCCACTGTCGTGACCAGCCAGAGAACCCCAAGAACGCATGCCATCAGCAAGGCCGCATAAGGCAACCATAGTGCGACAAACAGCACCATGATGGCACTACCCAGCAGCGCAACCAGAGGCGGCATCAAGGCTCGGAGGTAAAAATTATCCAAGGTGTCTATATCGGACGTAAGGCGCGTCAGCCAGTCACTTGCCCGCTGCCGGCCGAGCGTCAAATCATCAAGGCGGGTTAATTGCCCAAACACACGGAAGCGCAAGTCAGCCAGCAATGCCAGTACGCTATTGTGGTTATAAACGCGCTCGGCATACCGCGAGACAGTCCGCAGTAGCGCAAAGAAGCGAATACCTCCACCCGGCACGTAGACATCCAGGACGGCTGGCACCCCCAACGCCAACGCAATGCCCGTTAGCGCACTGGCGGTGATAAACCAACCCGACAAACCCAGCAGTGCAACGCCAGCTAAAAGCGTTAGCCCTGCCAGCAAGGCACCCAACATGAAAGCGCGCCGACGGCGGGTAAGCAACCTTAACCACGGTAAGAATTGGCGATAGATATCCCTCAAGCGGGCATCTCCTCGATCTGTCCATGGGTCATTTTGAAGTGGCGATTCGCTGCTTTGATGACGGCAGGATGATGGGTGGCAACGACAAGCGTGCGCCCCTCTTTTATCCAGTCGATCAACGCCGCCACCACGGCTTGCTCCGTTGCCTCGTCGAGCTTGGCCGTTGGTTCATCAAGCAGGATTAATGGTGCGCCACTCAGGTAAACGCGTGCCAGTGCCAAACGCTGAGCCTGACCACCCGACAAACCGACACCACGCTCGCCAAGCAAGGTATCCAATCCGTGCGGAAGGCCGTTTACCGCATCAGTCAAACCGGCACGCTTTAACGCTATTTGCATCGCATCTTCTGACGCCAAGGGGTCCGCCAGGCGCAAATTATCGACCAGACTCCCCTGCAACAGACAGGGCTGCTGATCCAGCCAAGCAACCTGGTTCGTCGCTGCATGGCGGCACTCACCATGGCTAGGCCCAATGAACCCTGCCAATAGCGCAAGCAATGTCGACTTACCACTGCCTGACTCACCGCTGACCGCCACCACATCACCCTGCTTTAGGGTGATATCCAAGGGGCCCATTACCACACCACGACCCGGATAGCTGACCTGAACCTCCTCAAGCTCCACCAGCGCATTGTCGGTTCTGGTCGTTGATGGAGAGGCGTCGCGCATCACGGGCGGCTCGTTGAGCGTATTAACGATGCTCTCTGCTGCGCCCAATGCCGCCGCTCGATCATGATAATGCATGGATAACGTGCGCAAAGGCTGGAAGAATTCCGGCGCCAGTAGCAACACTGCCAAGCCGGAGAACAGCGTCAATGAGGGGGCGGGGCCATACTCGATATAACCCAGCAAGCCAAAGCCGACATACATGGCGACAACCGCAATGGCCACCGACGAAAAGAACTCAAGCACCGCCGACGATAAAAATGCCAGTTTCAGCGTTCGCATGCTCAGGCGTCGATACTGGTCTGAGGCCACCCAGACCGATTGCTGTGCCGCCGCTGTGTGGCCAAACAGCTGGAGCGTTGTAATACCGCGCACACGATCGATGAAATGCGCTGACAGTCGGGCGACGGCGGCGAACTGATCACGGTTCATGCGCTCTGCCCCCATCCCCACCAGGGCCATAAACAGCGGAATCAGCGGTGCCGCCAGCAGCAAGAAAACAGCCGCGAGGTAATCCAGCCACACCACCACGGCAAGGATAACGAGCGGCACCCATACGGTGATCCGCAGTTGTGGATGATAGCGCGCAAAATACCCGTCCAAAGCGTCAATATGCTCGACGGCCTGAGCGGCAATGGCCCCGCTTTGCTGTGATGTCAGCCATGCAGGGCCCAGGGCAGTGATTTTATCAAGCAACTGAGCACGGGCCTTGCGTCTGATGCGAAGGCTGGCATCCAGACTCAGTTTCTCTGATGTCCACTGGCACAGCGCGCGTAACAATACGGCAACGGCCAGGAACGCGAAAACAGGCGTCAAGTCACTTGGCGAACGGTTGTGAACCACCAGTTGATCGATCAACCAGGCAAGGCCCGTCACGATCAATACAGTGTGGCAGCCTGCCAGGGCACCAAAAAACGCCGCCCCCGTTAATCGTTTGCGCTCCGATACAGCAAGCGATGTTAACCAGTGGCGCGGCGTAAGCTCATTATGGCTGGAAACGGATGCCATAGATTAGTGGTAGCCCTCTCCGACGCGCACCTTGCCACGGAAGACCCAGTAGGTCCACGCGGTGTAGGCCAGCACGATGGGGATGACAAACAGCACACCGATCAGCAGGAAGAGCTGGGATTCCGGGGCCGAAGAAGCATCCCAGATGGTGTAGTTGGGCGGCACGATTACCGGCCACTTACTGGCAATCAAGCCCAGGTAGGTGAAGATAAATAGACCTAGCGAGGCCACAAAAGGCAGGCCTTCTTCCTGACGCTTAACAGCGCGATAAAGCACGTAAGCACAGACCATCGCGAGAATCGGGAACACCCAGATCAAATGAATCTGGCTGAGCCAGCGGTCGCGCACCTCAGGGCTCACCAACGGCGTCCATAGGCTGACGATGCCAAACACCACCAGCACGGCCAGCAGTAGTTTCGGGGTTATCCGGTAGGCCCACTGCTGCACATAACCCTCCGACTTCAGGATCAGCCAGGTCGAGCCCAGTAAGGCATAGCCCGCCATCAAGCCCAGGCCGGTCAGTACGCTAAACGGTGTCAGCCAATCGAGCGCACCGCCCACATAGACAAAATCCTCTACCGCAAAGCCCTGGATGTAAGCACCTACGACAGCGCCCTGGGCAAAGGCTGCCACTGCAGACCCCCCACAAAATGCGCGGTTCCACCAATGGCGATTTTTCTTCGCCTTGAAGCGAAACTCAAATGAGATGCCGCGGAAAATCAATCCCGCCAGCATCAAAAACACGCCGATATAAAGTGCCGGCAGGAACACCGAGTAAACCAGCGGGAAGGCCCCTAGAAGCCCCGCTCCCCCCAATACCAACCAGGTTTCGTTGCCGTCCCACACCGGCGCGACTGAGTTCATCATCACATCACGCGACTCCTCATCCGGGGCAAAGGGATAGAGTATCCCCAGTCCCAGATCGAAGCCGTCCATAATTACGTACATGATAACGCCGAAGCCAATAAT
This window of the Halomonas sp. SH5A2 genome carries:
- the guaD gene encoding guanine deaminase — its product is MNSTTDTFIRAELISFARDPGDGDSPEPGSLEHYSDGLLWLKGQHIHAIGHFAELTSSLPKDCDVLDYRGKLIMPGFIDTHVHYVQLDIMASYGRQLLDWLNDYTFPEECRFANHAHAEALADAFLDEMLRAGTTTAQVFGSSHPGSVDAFFTACQKRQLRMLVGKVLMDRNAPEALMDGTTGITDSERLIEDWHGKQRLGYSVTPRFAPTSTKTQMDAAGALLRNDPTLWLQTHLAENSGELDWVAELFPGSRDYLAVYEEAGLVGPRSTFAHGIHLDNGMRKRLANRGANIAFCPSSNLFLGSGLFDREAANQTGMAYTFASDIGAGTDLSGFGTLKAAYQVGQLSRQPLTAWQGFYGLTHGNAKALSLDNHIGQLATSYEADFVVIDPHATSLLSRRINHSTTLGERLFALMMLADDRAIYETWSGGICQHHRDA
- a CDS encoding adenosine deaminase; this encodes MHDFLRQLPKVELHLHIEGSLEPELMFALAQRNGIDLPYASAQEAKDAYEFNDLQAFLNLYFQGMSVLRHEEDFYDLAMDYFHRARREGVVHVDMHFDPQAHLQRGVPLEVVMGGLLKAKQDAEESMDFSVGMIMAFLRDRPAEEALHVLEQAAPYWKFIDAIGLDSAERDHPPSEFKTLFARAKEIGLARVAHAGEEGPADYIVQALDLLEVERIDHGVRCLENPDLVERLCREQVVLTVCPLSNVCLKVVDDLREHPLPTLLQKGLNVTISSDDPAYFGGGMLANHMACADAFGWSENVFAQLTRNAIDAAFVSADRRADLLARLAA
- the cydC gene encoding thiol reductant ABC exporter subunit CydC; this translates as MRDIYRQFLPWLRLLTRRRRAFMLGALLAGLTLLAGVALLGLSGWFITASALTGIALALGVPAVLDVYVPGGGIRFFALLRTVSRYAERVYNHNSVLALLADLRFRVFGQLTRLDDLTLGRQRASDWLTRLTSDIDTLDNFYLRALMPPLVALLGSAIMVLFVALWLPYAALLMACVLGVLWLVTTVGFAVWGWRQSHYHVGDQEVLRHLVIDQVQASAELTSYRSDHWHRGFVDTHEQQVLHHQRQVGNKQALGNAVVAAVTSLLALGVLWLAGEVLVQGQVDGPIVVMAVLMALGINEAFSVLPNAFVRLGASYAAVERLNKLEPGASARSVASSTNMSLEDGVIFEGVSLRYPNALSQALSDVNFHLPAGKRAVVTGMSGAGKSTLAALIMGRLAPTCGVVNVLGAAPTALADTQRAEHLAMLTQHVDLFDASLAENLLIADPSASDERLWQVLSDVALADWVERLPKALDTAVGEKGQQLSGGQARRVALARLMLRDPQVVILDEPFASVDAVTAQYLAASLDRWLGNRTVIYFIHQVDQPDLLPQIDYHWHLDAGKLGFEAN
- the cydD gene encoding thiol reductant ABC exporter subunit CydD, with protein sequence MASVSSHNELTPRHWLTSLAVSERKRLTGAAFFGALAGCHTVLIVTGLAWLIDQLVVHNRSPSDLTPVFAFLAVAVLLRALCQWTSEKLSLDASLRIRRKARAQLLDKITALGPAWLTSQQSGAIAAQAVEHIDALDGYFARYHPQLRITVWVPLVILAVVVWLDYLAAVFLLLAAPLIPLFMALVGMGAERMNRDQFAAVARLSAHFIDRVRGITTLQLFGHTAAAQQSVWVASDQYRRLSMRTLKLAFLSSAVLEFFSSVAIAVVAMYVGFGLLGYIEYGPAPSLTLFSGLAVLLLAPEFFQPLRTLSMHYHDRAAALGAAESIVNTLNEPPVMRDASPSTTRTDNALVELEEVQVSYPGRGVVMGPLDITLKQGDVVAVSGESGSGKSTLLALLAGFIGPSHGECRHAATNQVAWLDQQPCLLQGSLVDNLRLADPLASEDAMQIALKRAGLTDAVNGLPHGLDTLLGERGVGLSGGQAQRLALARVYLSGAPLILLDEPTAKLDEATEQAVVAALIDWIKEGRTLVVATHHPAVIKAANRHFKMTHGQIEEMPA
- the cydB gene encoding cytochrome d ubiquinol oxidase subunit II; the encoded protein is MISLDLAIIWAGIIGFGVIMYVIMDGFDLGLGILYPFAPDEESRDVMMNSVAPVWDGNETWLVLGGAGLLGAFPLVYSVFLPALYIGVFLMLAGLIFRGISFEFRFKAKKNRHWWNRAFCGGSAVAAFAQGAVVGAYIQGFAVEDFVYVGGALDWLTPFSVLTGLGLMAGYALLGSTWLILKSEGYVQQWAYRITPKLLLAVLVVFGIVSLWTPLVSPEVRDRWLSQIHLIWVFPILAMVCAYVLYRAVKRQEEGLPFVASLGLFIFTYLGLIASKWPVIVPPNYTIWDASSAPESQLFLLIGVLFVIPIVLAYTAWTYWVFRGKVRVGEGYH